In Paenibacillus guangzhouensis, a single window of DNA contains:
- a CDS encoding cation:proton antiporter: MNHMIFEVGTALLLVAIASLIAGKLKFSIIPFLIVLGMFVGPHAPVIGIFDFTFVKSQDVISLLGRIGVLFLLFYIGLEFSVSKLIKSGRNIVFGGTIYVLLNFIIGLVYGLVAQFPIYESLIIAGMLSVSSTAIVAKVLVDLRRTGNAETELILGMILFDDLFLAVFLSVMSGLLLGGATSIGGIFLSVGISIAYMLLFFVIARKGTPLLNKLLNITSNEIFIIVVFSLLFFVAGFSEKLHVAEAIGALLFGLALSETEHSKRIEHLVIPFRDFFGAVFFFSFGLSIDPLTLGDAAWLAIGAVVLTILANMVAGMMAGRNAGLSHKASTNIGLTVMARGEFTIIVANLGIYAGLMPLLKPFSALYVLILAILGPLLAKESKPIYGGLNKIFKWSKPKVKDKIKVDNAQ, encoded by the coding sequence ATGAACCACATGATATTTGAGGTTGGCACAGCTTTACTCTTGGTTGCGATCGCTTCATTGATTGCTGGAAAACTCAAGTTCTCCATCATACCATTTTTGATTGTGCTTGGTATGTTCGTCGGCCCCCACGCTCCAGTTATCGGCATTTTCGACTTTACTTTTGTCAAAAGTCAAGATGTCATCTCTTTACTTGGTAGAATCGGGGTTCTCTTTCTATTATTCTATATTGGACTGGAGTTTTCGGTTTCCAAATTGATCAAGTCAGGTCGTAACATCGTATTTGGGGGGACAATCTACGTTCTTCTCAATTTTATTATTGGGCTGGTCTACGGCCTTGTGGCCCAATTTCCAATCTATGAATCATTAATTATTGCTGGGATGCTATCTGTCTCATCCACGGCCATCGTGGCGAAAGTATTGGTTGATCTGAGACGCACGGGGAACGCCGAGACGGAGCTCATCTTAGGCATGATTTTGTTCGATGATCTTTTTCTGGCCGTATTCCTGTCCGTGATGTCAGGTCTGCTGCTCGGCGGGGCGACATCCATTGGCGGCATATTCCTGTCTGTCGGAATTTCTATCGCATACATGCTATTGTTCTTCGTCATTGCTAGAAAAGGAACACCGCTATTAAACAAGCTATTAAATATCACCTCGAACGAGATATTTATTATTGTTGTTTTTTCCTTGTTGTTCTTTGTTGCCGGATTCTCAGAAAAGCTGCACGTCGCGGAAGCAATTGGCGCCCTATTATTCGGTCTAGCGTTATCGGAGACAGAACATAGCAAGAGAATCGAGCATCTCGTCATCCCATTCCGGGATTTCTTCGGGGCCGTGTTCTTCTTCAGCTTCGGACTCAGCATCGATCCGCTAACCCTTGGCGATGCGGCATGGCTCGCGATTGGCGCCGTCGTACTTACGATTCTAGCCAATATGGTCGCTGGCATGATGGCGGGACGAAATGCCGGATTGTCCCATAAGGCTTCGACCAACATAGGACTGACCGTGATGGCGCGCGGCGAATTCACGATCATCGTAGCCAACCTAGGGATATACGCTGGCTTAATGCCCCTGCTCAAGCCTTTTTCCGCACTTTATGTCCTCATCTTAGCTATCCTAGGACCCTTGTTAGCCAAAGAGTCGAAGCCTATATACGGCGGCTTGAACAAGATCTTCAAATGGAGCAAACCGAAAGTGAAAGACAAAATCAAAGTTGATAATGCACAATAA
- a CDS encoding cation:proton antiporter regulatory subunit, with translation MGIIRESDLPGIGKKYQIDTVSGDKMVVIIHDDGRREIYHFYDEDPEETISQVTLEDEEARQIAAIIGGMSYKPKVLETVQVTLEELVIEWCKIEASYACVNKSIAELQVRQRTGATILAIVEKGKQKINPGPDDLLSANATLVIAGERQQIKQLKHLLQNG, from the coding sequence ATGGGTATAATCAGAGAGTCCGACCTTCCAGGCATCGGAAAAAAATATCAAATCGACACGGTTTCAGGCGATAAAATGGTCGTCATTATTCACGATGATGGTCGCAGGGAAATCTACCATTTCTATGATGAAGATCCGGAGGAGACGATCTCCCAAGTCACGCTGGAGGATGAGGAAGCAAGACAGATTGCTGCCATCATCGGCGGCATGTCCTATAAACCTAAAGTGCTCGAAACCGTACAAGTGACGCTGGAGGAGTTGGTCATTGAGTGGTGCAAGATCGAAGCATCCTATGCATGTGTGAACAAGTCCATTGCTGAACTGCAAGTCCGGCAACGAACAGGAGCGACGATTCTAGCGATCGTAGAGAAAGGGAAGCAGAAAATCAATCCCGGGCCCGATGATCTATTGAGCGCAAATGCGACGCTTGTTATTGCCGGGGAAAGACAGCAAATCAAGCAATTGAAACATCTATTGCAGAACGGATAA
- a CDS encoding YitT family protein, whose amino-acid sequence MREDIANQSRYTKSVVRIIAILFGVALISVGLEMFLSPHQILPGGIKGIAILLSHITEMKLGLILLFINLPFVIFRRRNVKQTMTALVALIVTMLFTLLLYPTQPLVSEPLLASIIGGVIFGSGIGLIVRYGWYVDGVNDVAVYLKKTIRLSIGEILMIINLTILACGGLYFGWDQAIHSVIAYYTAYKAIQFTLEYRSRKMVWVHSEVREKLANALRQEFGQDIAFLTHASQHGTELFFTISHHNIKKLNAMIQDVDQSANMKVSYTSSASSDPYYKI is encoded by the coding sequence GTGAGAGAAGACATAGCTAACCAATCCAGATATACCAAGAGCGTTGTCAGAATCATCGCGATTCTATTCGGTGTGGCGTTGATTTCAGTAGGACTTGAAATGTTCTTAAGTCCGCATCAGATCTTGCCAGGCGGAATAAAAGGCATCGCCATTCTCTTGTCGCATATTACGGAGATGAAGCTAGGACTCATTTTGTTATTTATTAATCTGCCGTTTGTTATTTTCAGAAGAAGAAATGTGAAGCAGACGATGACCGCGCTTGTAGCGCTTATCGTAACGATGCTGTTTACACTGCTGTTGTACCCTACGCAGCCGCTCGTCAGCGAGCCGTTGCTTGCCTCAATCATCGGAGGGGTCATTTTTGGCTCTGGGATCGGGTTGATTGTCCGTTACGGGTGGTATGTTGACGGCGTGAACGATGTTGCGGTGTACTTGAAAAAAACGATCAGGCTATCGATCGGCGAAATATTAATGATCATCAACCTCACTATTCTGGCTTGCGGCGGACTTTATTTCGGATGGGATCAAGCGATCCATTCCGTTATTGCATATTACACAGCCTACAAAGCTATCCAGTTCACGCTGGAGTATCGAAGCAGAAAAATGGTCTGGGTCCACTCTGAGGTGCGGGAGAAGCTCGCTAATGCACTACGTCAAGAGTTCGGACAGGACATCGCTTTTCTAACCCACGCGTCTCAGCACGGGACGGAGTTGTTTTTTACCATATCCCATCATAACATTAAGAAGCTGAACGCGATGATTCAGGACGTGGATCAGTCAGCGAACATGAAAGTTTCATATACGAGCAGCGCATCTAGCGATCCTTACTACAAGATCTAG
- a CDS encoding serine hydrolase domain-containing protein: MDLSYDYPENHGLSSRSLSDLYAAIEEQGLAVNTFMLLQNGCVTSSFARSPYRLDRPQLLFSLSKSITSIAVGIAWDQGLVRLNDPVISFFPERLLRKVSPHLARMAIHHLLSMNTGHHDNIYAAVTQEQDWVRAFLALDVEHEPGTHYRYSTPATYMLSAILERVTGQTLIDYLMPRLFKPLRIPRPTWETCPMGVTAGGMGLSLSTESVAKIGLMLLNQGRFEGTRILSEKYIQLATTEQSDNRLEAKRIDSAQGYGYQIHLCRRGCYRGDGGFGQLCFVAPREKIVIAATSSFQSMDQLQTLLDLIYTHIMDALDQNKQDRGEAVNTHDLQERLAGITVSYVPSQSVPSFEPPDIHHRTYALKDNPFGLRTVAFMQQDTRLMMNWSYEDGRDHQLPFDITRSLNAEGMFHKDLSICTQEVVTYAAWISPNTLQLTLFYVETPYVVTYTLAFHDQTIDFQFHTNVSMHLSDFQVTGMLMDATTPIYH; the protein is encoded by the coding sequence TTGGACTTATCTTACGATTACCCTGAGAATCACGGACTTTCATCGCGGAGTCTATCCGACTTGTATGCCGCGATCGAGGAACAAGGGCTAGCTGTGAATACCTTCATGCTGCTGCAGAACGGATGCGTGACGTCGTCCTTCGCCCGCTCCCCTTACCGGCTGGATCGTCCGCAGCTATTGTTCTCGCTCAGTAAGAGCATCACGTCCATCGCCGTAGGCATCGCATGGGATCAGGGGCTCGTCCGCTTGAATGATCCGGTCATCTCTTTCTTTCCCGAAAGACTGCTACGTAAGGTATCGCCCCATTTAGCCCGAATGGCGATCCATCATCTCCTATCTATGAACACCGGGCATCATGACAATATTTATGCCGCGGTCACGCAAGAACAGGACTGGGTGCGCGCTTTCCTCGCGCTTGACGTGGAACATGAGCCGGGAACGCATTACCGTTACAGCACACCTGCGACCTATATGCTGTCCGCGATTTTGGAGCGAGTCACGGGGCAGACCCTCATCGATTACCTCATGCCGCGATTGTTCAAGCCGTTACGCATCCCGCGGCCGACATGGGAGACTTGTCCGATGGGCGTGACTGCTGGCGGGATGGGCTTAAGCCTGTCGACGGAGAGTGTCGCGAAGATTGGCCTCATGCTCCTGAATCAAGGTCGATTCGAAGGAACCAGAATCCTATCAGAGAAGTACATCCAGCTTGCGACAACGGAACAGAGCGATAACCGCCTGGAAGCCAAGCGGATCGATTCCGCACAAGGCTACGGTTATCAAATTCATCTCTGTCGGCGCGGATGTTATCGAGGAGATGGAGGCTTTGGTCAGCTTTGTTTCGTAGCGCCGCGCGAGAAGATCGTCATTGCAGCCACATCAAGCTTCCAGAGCATGGATCAGTTGCAGACGCTGCTCGATTTAATCTATACGCATATTATGGATGCGCTGGATCAGAACAAGCAGGATCGGGGTGAAGCCGTGAATACCCACGATCTGCAAGAGCGGCTTGCCGGAATAACCGTTTCCTATGTACCGTCGCAATCCGTTCCGTCGTTCGAGCCGCCTGATATCCATCACCGGACATATGCCTTGAAGGATAATCCCTTCGGCCTTCGAACGGTGGCATTCATGCAACAGGATACTCGATTAATGATGAATTGGTCCTACGAGGATGGCAGAGATCACCAACTGCCCTTCGATATTACTAGGTCCCTAAATGCGGAAGGGATGTTCCACAAAGACCTATCGATCTGCACGCAGGAGGTCGTCACCTATGCCGCCTGGATTTCACCGAACACGTTACAGCTTACGTTGTTCTATGTAGAGACGCCTTATGTCGTCACGTATACCCTTGCTTTCCATGATCAGACCATCGACTTCCAGTTTCATACCAATGTATCGATGCACTTGTCGGATTTTCAAGTTACGGGCATGTTAATGGATGCTACCACACCGATCTACCACTAA
- a CDS encoding response regulator transcription factor: MYKVLLVEDEDMIRRGIRFSIDWLKYDCIVIEEGLNGQDGLEKIYEHKPDIVITDINMPMMDGITMIREGLEKHTFSSIIISGYNEFHLAKQAIQLGVTEFLVKPLEDDQLIEALESAKAKVELQRKYEIIVSHPQEKEEILNSRFLEKETKTSKYVSRMIAYVQENYPKKISIHDLVEELGLSAYYLNQKFKAETSYTFNDFLNRYRIQKSIDLLKAGEGKVYTIAQDIGFSDYKYFISIFKKYANGTPSQYLDYFGEKEM; the protein is encoded by the coding sequence ATGTATAAAGTGCTGTTGGTGGAAGACGAGGATATGATCCGCCGCGGGATCCGATTTAGCATCGATTGGTTGAAATATGATTGCATCGTGATCGAGGAAGGGCTGAACGGCCAAGATGGGCTGGAGAAAATCTATGAGCATAAGCCGGATATCGTCATTACGGATATCAATATGCCGATGATGGATGGCATCACCATGATTCGCGAAGGGTTAGAGAAGCACACCTTCAGCAGCATTATCATCTCGGGTTACAATGAGTTTCATTTGGCGAAGCAAGCGATCCAGCTAGGTGTGACCGAGTTCCTGGTGAAGCCGCTGGAGGACGATCAGCTAATCGAGGCGCTGGAATCGGCAAAAGCAAAGGTCGAGCTGCAGCGCAAATATGAGATTATCGTAAGCCACCCGCAGGAGAAAGAGGAGATCTTGAACAGCCGTTTCCTGGAGAAAGAGACGAAGACCTCGAAGTACGTATCCCGAATGATTGCTTATGTCCAGGAGAATTATCCGAAAAAAATCAGTATTCATGATCTGGTCGAGGAGCTTGGATTAAGCGCCTATTACTTGAACCAGAAGTTCAAAGCCGAGACCAGCTACACGTTCAATGACTTTTTGAACCGTTATCGCATTCAGAAGTCGATAGATTTGCTGAAGGCCGGGGAAGGCAAAGTCTATACGATTGCGCAGGACATCGGCTTTAGTGATTATAAATACTTTATCAGCATCTTCAAAAAATACGCGAACGGGACACCTAGCCAATATCTCGATTATTTCGGGGAAAAGGAAATGTAG
- a CDS encoding sensor histidine kinase, translating to MKHTKHRNFRESTRRLFRIYTMIPFAILMILFVAFTIVNGRINLMQRTNQAAQSISHSIEEVYQQYHDEIERMAKSPAVVDYVSTHLGSEKVYSEFYEFNSHQKVKSIFHILNRGGIFLATSAPTNMLDSDFSFRNFVHRVELYPQDTVTEMNSFRYSHERNTSYSFGRAIVKDGYTIGYIVYQLYEADFQKLIFEQNNEIAVITDEYKTIIATTSNITKGVLNKFQPTLDGQGHAEINNGSYYMYSKPIPGTPLQVFTLNSYHSEQYTYYTVTIFVVVTCILLWFLLQFLSNKMSARNSESIDQFVAALDMLREGKLDGYVDIRTGDEFETLGREYNAMLVRLQDLLEKNKELSELSTMIEVKQLQAQFHPHFIFNVLETLRYAIKIDANQAQEIVILLSRLLRYSIGHDRSVKLKDDMNYVRDYLKLQQIRFNERLAYRMEVTEETQEVFIPKLLLQPFIENAIKYGYQNQSSILIEIRVYVHEGKLLLEVQDNGRGMDEQTLAAVHRILQSQNNSTQHIGLYNVHRRLLLLYGESSGIHIRSAQGQGTCVTITIPLERSGLDV from the coding sequence ATGAAGCATACCAAACACCGCAATTTCAGAGAATCGACGCGTCGATTGTTTCGCATCTATACGATGATACCCTTTGCGATCCTCATGATCTTATTCGTCGCATTCACGATCGTGAACGGCCGAATCAATCTCATGCAGCGAACGAATCAAGCTGCGCAGTCCATTAGCCATTCCATCGAAGAAGTCTATCAACAATACCATGACGAGATTGAACGTATGGCGAAATCGCCAGCCGTCGTGGATTACGTGAGCACACATCTGGGAAGCGAGAAGGTCTATTCGGAATTCTATGAATTCAACAGCCATCAGAAGGTGAAGAGTATCTTCCACATTCTGAACCGAGGCGGGATCTTCCTCGCGACGTCGGCGCCAACGAATATGCTCGATTCCGACTTCTCATTTCGTAATTTCGTTCATCGGGTGGAGCTGTATCCGCAGGATACGGTGACGGAGATGAACAGCTTCCGATATTCGCATGAACGGAACACGAGCTATTCTTTTGGACGAGCGATTGTGAAGGATGGCTATACCATTGGCTATATTGTCTATCAACTGTACGAAGCGGATTTTCAGAAGCTCATCTTCGAGCAAAATAATGAAATCGCAGTCATTACCGATGAATATAAGACGATCATTGCGACCACGAGCAACATTACTAAAGGGGTCTTGAATAAATTCCAGCCGACGCTGGACGGTCAGGGACATGCGGAGATCAATAACGGTAGTTACTATATGTATTCGAAGCCTATTCCAGGCACCCCACTGCAAGTCTTTACGCTGAATTCCTATCATTCGGAGCAGTACACGTATTATACGGTGACGATTTTTGTGGTCGTGACATGCATCCTGCTGTGGTTCTTGCTTCAATTCCTGTCGAACAAGATGTCCGCGCGCAATTCGGAGTCGATTGACCAATTCGTCGCCGCGCTGGATATGCTGCGGGAAGGGAAGCTGGACGGTTATGTCGATATTCGGACCGGGGACGAGTTTGAGACGCTGGGGCGCGAATATAATGCGATGCTCGTACGGCTGCAGGATTTGCTGGAGAAAAATAAAGAGCTGTCTGAGCTTAGCACGATGATCGAAGTGAAGCAGCTGCAGGCGCAGTTCCATCCGCATTTTATTTTTAACGTGCTGGAGACACTCCGTTATGCAATCAAGATCGATGCGAATCAAGCGCAAGAGATCGTGATTCTGCTGTCTCGGTTGCTGCGGTACAGCATCGGTCATGATCGCAGTGTGAAGTTGAAGGACGACATGAATTATGTTCGGGATTACTTGAAGCTTCAGCAGATTCGATTCAATGAACGACTGGCGTACCGCATGGAAGTGACAGAGGAGACGCAAGAGGTCTTCATTCCGAAGCTGCTACTGCAGCCTTTTATCGAGAACGCGATCAAATATGGTTATCAGAATCAGAGCAGCATCCTCATCGAGATTCGGGTGTACGTGCATGAAGGCAAGCTGCTGCTCGAGGTGCAGGACAATGGCCGAGGGATGGATGAACAGACGCTGGCTGCGGTCCATCGTATCTTGCAGAGCCAGAATAACTCGACGCAGCATATCGGGCTCTACAATGTACATCGGCGATTGCTTCTCCTGTACGGCGAGTCGTCTGGCATTCATATTCGTAGCGCCCAGGGACAAGGTACCTGTGTGACCATAACAATTCCTTTGGAGAGGAGTGGGTTAGATGTATAA